A window of the Agromyces mariniharenae genome harbors these coding sequences:
- the nadB gene encoding L-aspartate oxidase, with the protein MARVLVIGGGIAGLWIAVKAADAGHEVEVVTKAALVEGSTRHAQGGIAAALFPDDSVERHYADTIAAGAGLSDPAAVRVLCDEGPARVRDLIRFGVAFDRGDSGLARGLEAAHSRARILHAGGDGTGAAIESALVATVRRRAVRVHEHTMLVDLLVERGCVVGARLLAASGFTEVRADAVVLATGGSGCLYRHTTNPDVATGDGVAAAWRAGAEVADLEFVQFHPTALAAPGTPLASEAVRGEGAVIVDEHGDRFMPDVDPRAELAPRDVVARAVWKRMAQQDGRPVFLDATALGAEFLAARFPGIDAACRDAGFDWGTQPVPITPAAHYAMGGVVTDLDGRTTLPGLFAVGECARTGVHGANRLASNSLLEAAVFADRAARALGVATMSAGTSGRHADRTTLVRGVSADSSCISRVETVDLLDTVDRGALQALMWEHAGLERSGVGLAAASAALDAWSAPVVVDRRTAEDRNLLDLARLTVAAAIARTGSVGAHFRTDDPDAATAEPLVAAPTTPSVAADALEEAA; encoded by the coding sequence ATGGCGCGCGTGCTCGTGATCGGCGGCGGCATCGCCGGCCTGTGGATCGCGGTCAAGGCCGCGGACGCGGGCCACGAGGTCGAGGTGGTCACGAAGGCCGCGCTCGTCGAGGGCAGCACGCGCCACGCCCAGGGCGGGATCGCGGCGGCGCTGTTCCCCGACGACTCGGTCGAACGCCACTACGCCGACACGATCGCGGCGGGAGCGGGCTTGTCCGACCCCGCGGCGGTCCGTGTGCTCTGCGACGAGGGACCGGCCCGCGTTCGCGACCTCATCCGCTTCGGCGTCGCGTTCGACCGCGGCGACTCGGGCCTCGCGCGAGGCCTCGAGGCGGCGCATTCCCGCGCACGCATCCTGCACGCCGGCGGCGACGGCACGGGTGCGGCGATCGAGTCCGCGCTGGTCGCCACGGTGCGCCGTCGCGCGGTGCGCGTGCACGAGCACACCATGCTCGTCGACCTGCTGGTCGAGCGCGGATGCGTCGTGGGTGCGCGCCTGCTCGCGGCATCCGGCTTCACCGAGGTGCGGGCCGACGCCGTCGTGCTCGCCACCGGGGGCAGCGGATGCCTCTACCGGCATACGACCAACCCCGACGTCGCGACCGGCGACGGCGTGGCGGCCGCATGGCGTGCCGGAGCCGAGGTCGCCGACCTCGAGTTCGTCCAGTTCCACCCGACCGCGCTCGCAGCCCCTGGCACGCCGCTCGCCTCCGAAGCGGTGCGCGGCGAGGGCGCCGTGATCGTCGACGAGCACGGCGACCGGTTCATGCCCGACGTCGACCCGCGCGCCGAACTCGCCCCGCGCGACGTCGTCGCCCGGGCGGTGTGGAAGCGCATGGCCCAGCAGGACGGCCGACCGGTGTTCCTCGACGCGACGGCGCTCGGCGCGGAGTTCCTCGCCGCGCGGTTCCCCGGCATCGACGCGGCGTGCCGCGATGCGGGCTTCGACTGGGGCACGCAGCCCGTGCCGATCACGCCCGCCGCGCACTACGCCATGGGCGGGGTGGTCACCGACCTCGACGGCCGCACGACGCTGCCCGGGCTCTTCGCCGTGGGCGAGTGCGCGCGCACCGGCGTGCACGGCGCGAACCGGCTGGCGTCGAACTCGCTGCTCGAGGCCGCGGTGTTCGCCGACCGCGCGGCCCGCGCGCTCGGCGTCGCAACGATGTCTGCAGGAACTTCCGGGCGACACGCCGACAGGACCACCCTCGTTCGCGGCGTGTCGGCCGATTCTTCCTGCATCTCGCGCGTGGAGACGGTGGATCTCCTGGACACGGTCGACCGGGGCGCGCTGCAGGCGCTCATGTGGGAGCACGCCGGGCTCGAGCGCTCGGGCGTGGGTCTCGCCGCGGCATCCGCTGCGCTCGACGCCTGGAGCGCGCCCGTGGTCGTCGACCGCCGCACCGCGGAGGACCGCAACCTGCTCGACCTCGCGCGACTCACCGTCGCCGCCGCGATCGCGCGGACGGGCAGCGTCGGCGCGCACTTCCGCACCGACGACCCGGATGCCGCGACCGCAGAGCCGCTCGTGGCGGCGCCCACGACCCCGTCCGTCGCCGCCGACGCCCTCGAGGAGGCCGCCTGA
- the nadA gene encoding quinolinate synthase NadA, with product MTIVQPPARDVRLAASVDRSIRLISTGSSAGSTCAPELAKGPWEFDRGPAGYGPGASMGDVIPTGSPRQGALPDEYRRASDAELHDRIRAAKATLGDRVVVLGHFYQRDEVVEHADFVGDSFQLANAALTKPDAEAIVFCGVHFMAETADLLSKPEQAVILPNLAAGCSMADMADESSVEECWEQLEEVYGDLATPGADGRVPVIPVTYMNSSAALKGFVGRNGGIVCTSSNARTVLEWAFERGQRVLFFPDQHLGRNTAKAMGVPLEQMPMWNPRKALGGNSAEELTHARVILWHGFCSVHRRFTVDQIEQARREHPGVQVIVHPECPMPVVDAADAAGSTDFIVKAIAAAPAGSTFAIGTEINLVQRLAAEHPEHTIFCLDPVVCPCSTMYRIHPGYLAWVLEELVAGRVVNRITVPDTVADPARLALERMLAAKPPAATPAAVPAGA from the coding sequence ATGACCATCGTCCAGCCTCCCGCCCGCGACGTCCGGCTCGCGGCATCCGTCGACCGCTCGATCCGCCTCATCTCGACGGGCTCGTCGGCCGGCTCCACCTGCGCGCCCGAGCTCGCGAAGGGTCCGTGGGAGTTCGACCGCGGGCCCGCGGGCTACGGGCCGGGCGCGTCGATGGGCGACGTCATCCCGACCGGCTCGCCGCGCCAAGGCGCCCTGCCCGACGAGTACCGCCGCGCGTCCGACGCCGAGCTGCACGATCGCATCCGGGCCGCGAAGGCCACGCTCGGCGACCGCGTCGTCGTGCTCGGGCACTTCTACCAGCGCGACGAGGTCGTGGAGCACGCCGACTTCGTGGGCGACTCGTTCCAGCTCGCGAACGCAGCGCTGACGAAGCCCGACGCCGAGGCGATCGTGTTCTGCGGCGTGCACTTCATGGCCGAGACCGCCGACCTGCTCTCCAAGCCCGAGCAGGCCGTCATCCTGCCGAACCTCGCAGCGGGCTGCTCGATGGCCGACATGGCCGACGAGTCGAGCGTCGAGGAGTGCTGGGAGCAGCTCGAGGAGGTCTACGGCGACCTGGCGACCCCCGGCGCCGACGGCCGCGTGCCGGTCATCCCGGTCACGTACATGAACTCGTCGGCAGCGCTCAAGGGCTTCGTCGGCCGCAACGGCGGCATCGTCTGCACGTCGTCGAACGCGCGCACGGTGCTGGAGTGGGCGTTCGAGCGCGGGCAGCGCGTGCTCTTCTTCCCCGACCAGCACCTCGGCCGCAACACCGCGAAGGCCATGGGCGTGCCGCTCGAGCAGATGCCGATGTGGAACCCCCGCAAGGCGCTCGGCGGAAATTCCGCCGAGGAGCTCACCCACGCCCGCGTCATCCTGTGGCACGGCTTCTGCTCGGTGCACCGCCGGTTCACCGTCGACCAGATCGAGCAGGCGCGCCGCGAGCACCCGGGCGTGCAGGTCATCGTGCACCCCGAGTGCCCCATGCCGGTCGTCGACGCAGCGGATGCCGCGGGCTCGACCGATTTCATCGTGAAGGCCATCGCCGCGGCCCCCGCCGGCTCGACCTTCGCGATCGGCACCGAGATCAACCTCGTGCAGCGGCTCGCGGCGGAGCACCCCGAGCACACGATCTTCTGCCTCGACCCCGTGGTGTGCCCGTGCTCGACGATGTACCGCATCCACCCGGGCTACCTCGCCTGGGTGCTCGAGGAGCTCGTCGCGGGCCGGGTCGTCAACCGCATCACCGTGCCCGACACGGTCGCCGACCCGGCGCGGCTCGCCCTCGAGCGGATGCTCGCGGCGAAGCCGCCGGCTGCGACGCCAGCCGCGGTTCCGGCAGGAGCCTGA
- a CDS encoding NUDIX hydrolase — protein sequence MPQQHDPAAPARLAVSTVIFALSPDEGAERPSLRLPLVRRLREPGLGRWALPGGWLPVDEALEGAAARTLAETTGLTPKYLEQLYTFGAVDRSPDERVVSVVYWALVHSDEVERAVSDENVQWFDEDELPELAFDHRAIIDYALGRLRTKLEYSRIAHAFLGETFTLAELRAVHEVVLRKRLDPANFRRTMEASGTLVDTGERLSGTRHRPPALYRFDTASAMAPAPDPIHL from the coding sequence ATGCCGCAGCAGCACGACCCGGCCGCGCCGGCGCGCCTCGCCGTCTCCACGGTGATCTTCGCCCTCAGCCCCGACGAGGGCGCCGAGCGCCCCAGCCTCCGCCTGCCGCTCGTCCGGCGGCTCCGCGAACCGGGCCTCGGACGCTGGGCACTGCCCGGCGGCTGGCTCCCCGTCGACGAGGCGCTCGAGGGCGCGGCGGCCCGCACGCTCGCCGAGACCACCGGGCTCACGCCGAAGTACCTCGAGCAGCTCTACACGTTCGGCGCGGTCGACCGCTCCCCCGACGAGCGCGTCGTCTCGGTCGTGTACTGGGCGCTGGTGCACTCCGACGAGGTCGAGCGCGCCGTGTCCGACGAGAACGTGCAGTGGTTCGACGAGGACGAGCTGCCCGAGCTCGCGTTCGACCACCGCGCGATCATCGACTACGCCCTGGGGCGGCTGCGCACGAAGCTCGAGTACTCGCGCATCGCGCACGCGTTCCTCGGCGAGACGTTCACCCTGGCCGAGCTCCGCGCGGTGCACGAGGTCGTGCTCCGCAAGCGGCTCGACCCCGCGAACTTCCGCCGCACCATGGAGGCCTCGGGCACGCTCGTCGACACCGGCGAGCGCCTCTCGGGCACCCGGCATCGCCCGCCGGCCCTCTACCGCTTCGACACGGCGTCCGCGATGGCGCCCGCTCCCGACCCCATCCACCTCTGA
- the gcvT gene encoding glycine cleavage system aminomethyltransferase GcvT, producing the protein MTDTEPGTTERRSPLDAVHRAAGASFTDFAGWQMPVRYSSDLAEHHAVRTHAGIFDLSHMGEIILLGPGSAAALDFALAGKLSAIEIGQAKYSLLLDEDGGIIDDLVVYRTGDDRYMVVANAANREVVATELVARAEGFDTFVSDESDDVALVALQGPDARAVLEETPGFGVDDGPSNDVEEFDVQLAALRYYRAFPATFEGEPVLVARTGYTGEDGFELYIAPDRAARLWEALTETGGPRVVPAGLASRDTLRLEAGMPLYGHELNRDILPVQAGLGRVVALAKEGDFVGRAAIEAGPATDAPVLVGLAAEGRRAARADYEVYDGEGADAARVGVVTSGALSPTLGHPVAMAFVAPDAAEPGRELYVDVRGTRVAASVVPLPFYKRPA; encoded by the coding sequence GTGACCGACACCGAACCCGGCACCACCGAACGTCGAAGCCCCCTCGATGCGGTGCACCGCGCCGCCGGCGCGTCGTTCACCGACTTCGCGGGCTGGCAGATGCCCGTGCGCTACTCGAGCGACCTCGCCGAGCACCATGCGGTGCGCACGCACGCCGGCATCTTCGACCTCTCGCACATGGGCGAGATCATCCTGCTCGGCCCGGGCTCCGCCGCGGCGCTCGACTTCGCGCTCGCCGGCAAGCTGTCGGCCATCGAGATCGGGCAGGCGAAGTACTCGCTGCTGCTCGACGAGGACGGCGGCATCATCGACGACCTCGTCGTCTACCGCACCGGCGACGACCGCTACATGGTGGTCGCGAACGCCGCGAACCGCGAGGTCGTCGCGACGGAGCTCGTCGCCCGCGCCGAGGGCTTCGACACGTTCGTCTCCGACGAGAGCGACGACGTGGCGCTCGTCGCCCTGCAGGGCCCCGACGCCCGCGCCGTGCTCGAGGAGACTCCGGGCTTCGGCGTCGACGACGGCCCGAGCAACGACGTCGAGGAGTTCGACGTGCAGCTCGCCGCGCTCAGGTACTACCGCGCGTTCCCGGCGACGTTCGAGGGCGAGCCGGTGCTCGTCGCCCGCACCGGCTACACGGGTGAGGACGGCTTCGAGCTCTACATCGCGCCCGACCGCGCCGCACGCCTCTGGGAGGCGCTCACCGAGACGGGTGGCCCGCGCGTCGTCCCGGCCGGGCTCGCGAGCCGCGACACGCTGCGCCTTGAGGCGGGCATGCCCCTCTACGGCCACGAGCTGAACCGCGACATCCTGCCCGTGCAGGCCGGCCTCGGCCGTGTCGTCGCGCTCGCCAAGGAGGGCGACTTCGTCGGCCGCGCCGCCATCGAGGCCGGCCCGGCGACGGATGCCCCGGTGCTCGTCGGCCTCGCCGCGGAGGGCCGCCGCGCCGCGCGCGCCGACTACGAGGTCTACGACGGCGAGGGCGCGGATGCCGCGCGCGTCGGCGTCGTGACGAGCGGCGCCCTGTCGCCGACCCTCGGCCACCCCGTGGCGATGGCGTTCGTCGCGCCCGATGCCGCCGAGCCGGGCCGCGAGCTGTACGTCGACGTCCGGGGCACGCGCGTCGCGGCATCCGTCGTGCCGCTCCCCTTTTACAAGCGACCCGCCTGA
- the gcvH gene encoding glycine cleavage system protein GcvH, with product MTDLTALQYTEEHEWVLVDGDTVTIGITDYAAEKLGDVVYVDLPKAGTQITSGNVVGEIESTKSVGELFAPVDGEVVEANQAVIDAPELVNSDPFGEGWLIKVTAPNLPKLLTRDEYQALTGE from the coding sequence ATGACCGACCTGACCGCCCTGCAGTACACCGAAGAGCACGAATGGGTGCTCGTCGACGGCGACACCGTGACGATCGGCATCACCGACTACGCCGCCGAGAAGCTCGGCGACGTCGTCTACGTCGACCTGCCCAAGGCGGGCACGCAGATCACCTCCGGCAACGTCGTCGGCGAGATCGAGTCGACCAAGTCGGTCGGCGAGCTGTTCGCCCCGGTCGACGGCGAGGTCGTCGAGGCGAACCAGGCCGTGATCGACGCGCCCGAGCTCGTGAACAGCGACCCCTTCGGCGAGGGCTGGCTCATCAAGGTCACCGCGCCGAACCTCCCGAAGCTGCTCACGCGCGACGAGTACCAGGCGCTCACCGGCGAGTAG
- the gcvP gene encoding aminomethyl-transferring glycine dehydrogenase — protein MPTSPAFDLDAFGRRHIGTTPHDHEWMLAALGYDSLDALMTAAVPTAIRMGEVLDSVIPPAATERGAIAELAALAEQNTVRTSMIGLGYSGTITPAVIQRNVLENPSWYTAYTPYQPEISQGRLEALINFQTMVSDLTGLDTANASMLDEGTAVVEGMLLARRGSKSASNRFVVDADALPQTHALLVSRAEAVGIELVVAELDESTDVAALGEHFGIFVQYPGASGRVWNPASVIAASKEQGALAVVAADLLAMSVLTSPGELGADVAVGTSQRFGVPMGFGGPHAGYMAVRKGLERQLPGRLVGVSQDAAGHPAYRLSLQAREQHIRREKATSNICTAQVLLAVMASMYAVYHGPRGIRHIATTTAAKAKALADVLSGYGLTLAHDAYFDTVRVHVPGLATNVVARARGLGLNVWEADEATVHIAVDETTTADELSRVVEAFGFDPRIDVPVSLRELPASLPESLRRTSSYLEHPVFNTHQSETQMMRYLKTLADRDYALDRGMIPLGSCTMKLNAATEMQSVTWPEFANLHPFAPEADVVGTLGLIEQLENWLAEVTGYDTVSLQPNAGSQGELAGLLAIRGYHRANGDLDRDLCLIPSSAHGTNAASAVLAGMRVVVVACDELGNVDLDDLRAKIAEHADRIAALMITYPSTHGVYEHEVKQITQAVHDAGGQVYVDGANLNALLGFARFGDFGGDVSHLNLHKTFCIPHGGGGPGVGPVAAKAHLAPYLPGHPLAQRADHSGGVTHDGGPVSAAPYGSPSILPISWAYVRMMGSEGLKQATATAVLAANYVAARLRDHFPVLYTGDNGLVAHECILDLRPLTAATGVTVDDVAKRLIDYGFHAPTMSFPVAGTLMVEPTESEDLAELDRFIEAMIAIKAEADAVGRGEWPADDNPLRNAPHTAESVIAGEWTHPYTREQAVYPVHSLVRNKYWAPVRRIDQAYGDRNLVCACPPVEAFA, from the coding sequence ATGCCCACCTCCCCGGCCTTCGACCTCGACGCGTTCGGACGCCGCCACATCGGCACGACCCCGCACGACCACGAGTGGATGCTCGCCGCCCTCGGCTACGACTCCCTCGACGCGCTCATGACGGCGGCGGTGCCGACGGCGATCCGCATGGGGGAGGTGCTCGACTCGGTGATCCCGCCGGCCGCCACCGAGCGGGGGGCGATCGCGGAGCTCGCCGCGCTCGCCGAGCAGAACACCGTGCGCACGTCGATGATCGGGCTGGGCTACTCGGGCACGATCACGCCCGCGGTGATCCAGCGCAACGTGCTCGAGAACCCGAGCTGGTACACCGCGTACACGCCCTACCAACCCGAGATCTCGCAGGGCCGCCTGGAGGCGCTCATCAACTTCCAGACGATGGTCTCCGACCTCACGGGGCTCGACACCGCGAACGCGTCGATGCTCGACGAGGGCACGGCCGTCGTCGAGGGCATGCTCCTCGCGCGCCGCGGGTCGAAGTCGGCCTCGAACCGCTTCGTCGTCGACGCCGACGCACTGCCGCAGACGCACGCCCTGCTCGTCTCGCGCGCCGAGGCCGTGGGCATCGAGCTCGTGGTTGCCGAGCTCGACGAGTCGACGGATGTCGCCGCCCTCGGCGAGCACTTCGGCATCTTCGTGCAGTACCCGGGCGCCTCGGGCCGCGTGTGGAACCCGGCATCCGTCATCGCCGCCTCGAAGGAGCAGGGCGCGCTCGCGGTCGTCGCGGCCGACCTGCTCGCGATGTCCGTGCTGACCAGCCCCGGCGAGCTCGGGGCGGATGTCGCGGTCGGCACGTCGCAGCGGTTCGGCGTGCCGATGGGCTTCGGCGGCCCGCACGCCGGATACATGGCGGTGCGGAAGGGCCTCGAGCGCCAGCTCCCGGGTCGCCTCGTCGGCGTGTCGCAGGATGCCGCGGGCCACCCGGCCTACCGGCTGAGCCTCCAGGCGCGCGAGCAGCACATCCGTCGCGAGAAGGCGACCTCGAACATCTGCACCGCCCAGGTGCTCCTCGCCGTCATGGCGTCGATGTACGCGGTGTACCACGGTCCCCGGGGCATCCGGCACATCGCGACGACGACCGCGGCGAAGGCGAAGGCGCTCGCCGACGTGCTGTCGGGCTACGGCCTGACGCTCGCGCACGACGCCTACTTCGACACCGTGCGCGTGCACGTGCCCGGCCTCGCGACGAACGTCGTGGCCCGCGCCCGCGGGCTCGGCCTCAACGTCTGGGAGGCCGACGAGGCGACCGTGCACATCGCGGTCGACGAGACCACGACGGCCGACGAGCTCTCGCGCGTCGTCGAGGCGTTCGGGTTCGACCCGCGGATCGACGTGCCCGTGTCGCTGCGAGAGCTGCCCGCCAGCCTGCCCGAGTCGCTGCGCCGCACCTCCTCGTACCTCGAGCACCCGGTGTTCAACACGCACCAGTCCGAGACGCAGATGATGCGGTACCTGAAGACGCTCGCCGACCGCGACTACGCGCTCGACCGCGGCATGATCCCGCTCGGCTCGTGCACCATGAAGCTCAACGCCGCCACCGAGATGCAGTCGGTCACGTGGCCCGAGTTCGCGAACCTGCACCCGTTCGCCCCCGAGGCCGACGTCGTCGGCACGCTCGGCCTCATCGAGCAGCTCGAGAACTGGCTCGCCGAGGTGACGGGCTACGACACCGTCTCGCTGCAGCCCAACGCGGGCAGTCAGGGCGAACTCGCCGGCCTGCTCGCGATCCGCGGGTACCACCGCGCGAACGGCGACCTCGACCGCGACCTGTGCCTCATCCCGTCGAGCGCCCACGGCACCAACGCGGCCTCCGCCGTGCTCGCCGGCATGCGCGTCGTGGTCGTCGCGTGCGACGAGCTCGGCAACGTCGACCTCGACGACCTGCGCGCGAAGATCGCGGAGCACGCCGACCGCATCGCCGCGCTCATGATCACCTACCCGTCGACGCACGGCGTCTACGAGCACGAGGTGAAGCAGATCACGCAGGCCGTGCACGACGCGGGCGGCCAGGTCTACGTCGACGGCGCCAACCTCAACGCGCTGCTCGGCTTCGCCCGCTTCGGCGACTTCGGCGGCGACGTCTCGCACCTCAACCTGCACAAGACGTTCTGCATCCCGCACGGCGGCGGCGGCCCCGGCGTGGGCCCGGTGGCGGCGAAGGCGCACCTCGCGCCCTACCTGCCCGGCCACCCGCTCGCGCAGCGCGCCGACCACTCGGGCGGCGTCACGCACGACGGCGGCCCGGTCTCGGCGGCGCCGTACGGCAGCCCGTCGATCCTCCCGATCTCGTGGGCGTATGTGCGCATGATGGGCTCCGAGGGCCTCAAGCAGGCGACCGCCACGGCGGTGCTCGCGGCCAATTACGTCGCCGCACGCCTGCGCGACCACTTCCCGGTGCTCTACACGGGCGACAACGGGCTCGTCGCGCACGAGTGCATCCTCGACCTGCGCCCGCTCACCGCGGCGACCGGGGTCACGGTCGACGACGTCGCGAAGCGGCTCATCGACTACGGCTTCCACGCGCCGACCATGTCGTTCCCCGTGGCGGGCACGCTCATGGTCGAGCCGACCGAGTCGGAGGACCTCGCCGAGCTCGACCGCTTCATCGAGGCGATGATCGCGATCAAGGCCGAGGCCGACGCGGTGGGCCGCGGCGAGTGGCCGGCCGACGACAACCCGCTGCGCAACGCGCCGCACACGGCCGAGTCGGTCATCGCGGGGGAGTGGACGCACCCGTACACCCGCGAGCAGGCCGTCTACCCGGTGCACTCGCTCGTGCGGAACAAGTACTGGGCGCCCGTGCGCCGCATCGACCAGGCCTACGGCGACCGCAACCTCGTGTGCGCCTGCCCGCCGGTGGAGGCGTTCGCGTAG
- a CDS encoding sigma-70 family RNA polymerase sigma factor, which produces MPQDDDRRLVALYDAHGPSLWRYVVHLTGDPAGADDIVQETLLRAWRSPRILEQEPASTRSWMFTVARNLVIDEARSARRRHEIGVGELPDPGREDGTDQLFESLLIEEALAGLDFEHRAVIVHAYYGGCSIAEVARRLGIPEGTVKSRLHYGLRALRLALQEKGVTR; this is translated from the coding sequence ATGCCGCAGGACGACGATCGTCGGCTGGTCGCGCTGTACGACGCGCACGGGCCGTCGTTGTGGCGGTACGTCGTGCACCTCACGGGCGACCCGGCGGGTGCCGACGACATCGTGCAGGAGACGCTGCTGCGCGCCTGGCGGAGCCCGCGCATCCTCGAGCAGGAGCCGGCGTCGACGCGGTCGTGGATGTTCACCGTCGCTCGGAACCTCGTGATCGACGAGGCCCGCAGCGCCCGTCGCCGGCACGAGATCGGCGTCGGCGAGCTGCCCGATCCCGGACGCGAGGACGGCACCGACCAGCTCTTCGAGAGCCTCCTGATCGAGGAGGCGCTGGCCGGCCTCGACTTCGAGCATCGCGCCGTGATCGTGCACGCCTACTACGGCGGATGCAGCATCGCGGAGGTCGCGCGACGCCTCGGCATCCCCGAGGGGACCGTCAAGTCGCGGCTGCACTACGGACTGCGGGCGCTGCGCCTCGCACTGCAGGAGAAGGGGGTGACGCGATGA
- a CDS encoding anti-sigma factor family protein: MNPNHSRYADWDSAYVLGALSPGERREYEEHLETCDACRRSVAELSPMPGLLARLSADRAEALLDESDVAPSSPSPALLDAVRREGRRRGIRRTRTRIVLAAAAAVVVIAAVAVPLALTRPVADRQSVAFETIVDVPVTASAVLTPVEWGTRIELDCTYDVPPGEDASAQDWPYALVVIDREGRSTEVSTWRATPGSTARLEAGSALSVDEIASLEIRAVASGDVLMRGVTG, from the coding sequence ATGAACCCGAATCACTCGCGCTACGCCGACTGGGACTCCGCCTACGTGCTCGGCGCGCTCTCCCCGGGCGAGCGCCGGGAGTACGAGGAGCACCTCGAGACCTGCGACGCCTGCCGCCGCTCCGTGGCCGAACTCTCGCCGATGCCCGGGCTCCTCGCCCGGCTGTCCGCCGACCGCGCCGAGGCGCTCCTCGACGAGTCCGACGTCGCGCCCTCGTCGCCGAGCCCTGCGCTGCTCGACGCCGTACGTCGCGAAGGGCGCCGCCGCGGCATCCGTCGCACGCGCACCCGCATCGTGCTGGCGGCCGCCGCAGCGGTCGTCGTGATCGCCGCGGTCGCGGTGCCGCTCGCGCTCACCCGGCCCGTCGCGGACCGGCAGTCGGTCGCGTTCGAGACCATCGTCGACGTGCCCGTGACCGCGAGCGCCGTGCTCACCCCGGTGGAATGGGGCACCAGGATCGAGCTGGACTGCACCTACGACGTGCCGCCGGGCGAGGACGCGTCCGCGCAGGACTGGCCGTACGCGCTGGTCGTGATCGACCGCGAGGGGCGGAGCACGGAGGTGTCGACGTGGCGTGCGACCCCCGGCTCGACCGCGCGCCTCGAGGCGGGGAGCGCGCTATCCGTCGACGAGATCGCGTCGCTCGAGATCCGCGCGGTCGCGTCCGGCGACGTGCTGATGCGCGGCGTCACCGGCTGA
- a CDS encoding CPBP family intramembrane glutamic endopeptidase, which yields MSSPRRGLQVEVVIVLGLSLGASAVYSIVSLVAKLTEERALGDQSVALNPSRSSREWLDFTYQFLDVFFGLFAVALVLYLLWQPGVSPFRRIGFDLTRPGRDAASGLLLVAVIGVPGLALYAIGRALGVTVAVQTSPADWFWWTVPMLVLRALEAALTEEVIVVGYLFTRFRELGVGRWSTILSSAVLRGSYHLYQGFGPFVGNVAMGIVFGWFYARWGRTMPLVIAHWILDIVSFVGYPLAMGWWPELFAPPAA from the coding sequence ATGTCAAGCCCCCGGCGCGGCCTCCAGGTCGAGGTCGTGATCGTCCTCGGACTCAGCCTCGGGGCGTCCGCGGTGTACTCGATCGTCTCCCTCGTCGCGAAGCTGACCGAGGAGCGCGCGCTCGGCGACCAGTCCGTCGCCCTCAACCCGTCGCGATCGAGCCGCGAGTGGCTCGACTTCACGTACCAGTTCCTCGACGTCTTCTTCGGGCTGTTCGCGGTCGCCCTCGTGCTGTACCTGCTGTGGCAGCCGGGCGTGAGCCCGTTCCGTCGCATCGGCTTCGACCTCACCCGGCCCGGTCGCGACGCGGCATCCGGCCTGCTGCTCGTCGCCGTCATCGGCGTGCCGGGGCTCGCCCTCTACGCGATCGGCCGGGCGCTGGGGGTCACGGTCGCCGTGCAGACGTCACCGGCCGACTGGTTCTGGTGGACCGTGCCCATGCTCGTGCTGCGCGCGCTCGAGGCCGCGCTCACCGAGGAGGTCATCGTCGTCGGCTACCTGTTCACCCGGTTCCGGGAGCTCGGCGTCGGACGGTGGTCGACGATCCTCTCGAGCGCCGTGCTCCGCGGCTCGTACCACCTCTACCAGGGGTTCGGGCCGTTCGTGGGCAACGTCGCGATGGGCATCGTGTTCGGCTGGTTCTACGCGCGATGGGGTCGCACGATGCCGCTCGTCATCGCGCACTGGATCCTCGACATCGTGTCGTTCGTCGGCTACCCGCTCGCGATGGGCTGGTGGCCCGAGCTCTTCGCTCCCCCGGCGGCCTGA